One window from the genome of Moraxella nasibovis encodes:
- a CDS encoding FAD-dependent oxidoreductase yields MTATDGHTAWQKFICQACGHIYDEAMGDGTLPVGTRLDDIDEGWGCPVCGASKDGFELCEQTTHAKGDHTNKAGIVVIGAGLAGWSVVDALRAIDKDIAITLITADDADRYHKPMLSVAISGQKTPDDLIRSTGRDAAHAANIRLLADTWVRDIDAVAKQVHTTHGDIPYDDLVLAIGANPIYPPSIDRAMAWHINHLQPFAKLQARLNDSKKHLAIIGAGMVGTEFAEDLIRAGHKVSLIDANTRPLSALLPKVASDRILAAITALGVDFIGNALVQSVERTADGYSIQMQDGTSKQMHTLMVDDIVMATGLMVDEHLPASAGIDFDRRTGIAVHPTTLQTSAPHIYAIGDCISIEGVPCRYVAPHRAQAAAIAGHILQGVGDYEHKAPMIRLKNKCITVTANGLPHAEGDWRIDKDDPEELSLSMYQDGQVIAKALLKTPSKQAT; encoded by the coding sequence ATGACAGCGACAGACGGGCATACAGCATGGCAAAAATTCATCTGCCAAGCTTGCGGACACATCTATGATGAGGCGATGGGCGATGGCACTTTGCCTGTTGGCACTCGCCTTGATGACATCGATGAAGGCTGGGGCTGCCCTGTGTGTGGCGCCAGTAAAGACGGCTTTGAGCTGTGCGAGCAGACGACCCATGCCAAGGGCGACCATACCAATAAAGCAGGCATTGTCGTCATTGGCGCAGGCTTGGCAGGTTGGAGTGTGGTGGATGCGCTGCGCGCCATTGATAAAGACATCGCCATCACGCTCATCACCGCCGATGATGCCGACCGCTACCACAAGCCCATGCTGTCGGTCGCCATCAGCGGACAAAAGACGCCTGATGATCTGATACGCAGCACAGGCAGGGACGCTGCGCACGCCGCCAATATCCGCCTACTTGCCGATACTTGGGTTCGGGATATCGATGCGGTGGCAAAGCAGGTGCATACCACGCATGGCGACATCCCTTATGATGATTTGGTGCTTGCCATCGGTGCCAATCCCATCTATCCGCCCAGCATTGACCGTGCGATGGCATGGCACATCAACCACTTACAGCCCTTTGCTAAGCTACAAGCCCGCCTAAACGACAGCAAAAAACACCTTGCCATCATCGGTGCTGGCATGGTCGGCACAGAGTTTGCTGAGGACTTGATCCGTGCAGGACACAAGGTGAGCCTGATTGATGCCAACACACGCCCTTTAAGTGCGCTTTTGCCAAAGGTGGCAAGCGATCGCATTTTGGCTGCCATCACGGCTTTGGGTGTGGATTTTATTGGCAATGCGCTGGTGCAGTCGGTTGAGCGTACCGCTGATGGATACAGCATACAAATGCAAGACGGCACAAGCAAGCAAATGCACACGCTCATGGTCGATGACATCGTCATGGCAACTGGTCTTATGGTCGATGAGCATCTGCCTGCCAGTGCTGGCATAGACTTTGACAGACGCACAGGCATCGCTGTCCATCCAACCACTCTCCAAACCAGCGCACCACACATCTACGCCATCGGCGACTGTATCAGCATCGAGGGCGTGCCTTGTCGCTATGTCGCCCCGCATCGAGCCCAAGCTGCCGCCATCGCAGGTCACATTTTGCAAGGCGTGGGCGATTATGAACACAAAGCACCCATGATTCGCCTAAAAAATAAATGCATCACTGTAACCGCCAATGGTCTGCCACACGCCGAAGGTGACTGGCGCATCGACAAAGACGACCCAGAAGAGCTGTCTTTATCCATGTACCAAGATGGGCAAGTCATCGCCAAAGCCTTACTAAAAACACCGTCCAAGCAGGCAACTTGA
- a CDS encoding transporter substrate-binding domain-containing protein: protein MKLKLLSALALTALVSACGQDKPAETTAATTEPAGEKQIRIATESSFKPFSYLDASGNLVGFEIDLANALCEEMKAKCDIQSQDWEGLIPGLNAGKYDAIMAGMSATEERAKVVDFSDSYFNNTLVLLGKKGVELSAAALDGKNIAVQQATVSADHLAANHPTAVVKAYDKQDNAYLDLSAGRVDGMMSDIVPALDWLKTETGADFEVKGEPIDINDTVAIALRKDDALKGEFNAALAKLKENGKYDELVGKYFDQNIVK, encoded by the coding sequence ATGAAACTAAAACTACTCAGCGCTTTGGCATTGACCGCCCTAGTCAGTGCCTGCGGTCAGGACAAACCAGCCGAAACGACTGCCGCCACCACCGAGCCTGCTGGCGAAAAACAAATCCGCATTGCTACTGAATCTAGCTTTAAGCCATTTAGCTACCTAGATGCCAGCGGTAATTTGGTTGGTTTTGAAATTGACCTAGCCAATGCCCTGTGCGAAGAGATGAAAGCCAAATGTGACATCCAAAGCCAAGATTGGGAAGGTCTGATTCCTGGCTTAAACGCTGGCAAATACGATGCCATCATGGCAGGTATGTCAGCGACCGAAGAGCGTGCCAAAGTGGTTGATTTTAGTGATTCATACTTCAACAACACCCTAGTATTGCTTGGCAAAAAAGGCGTAGAATTGTCTGCTGCTGCCCTAGACGGCAAAAACATCGCCGTTCAGCAAGCCACCGTCTCTGCCGACCACCTAGCGGCAAATCACCCAACAGCTGTGGTCAAAGCCTACGACAAGCAAGACAACGCCTATCTTGACCTATCTGCTGGTCGTGTTGATGGCATGATGTCAGACATCGTCCCTGCCCTAGACTGGCTAAAAACCGAAACAGGCGCAGACTTTGAAGTCAAAGGCGAGCCGATCGACATCAACGACACTGTTGCCATCGCCCTGCGTAAAGATGACGCCCTTAAAGGCGAATTTAACGCCGCCCTTGCCAAACTAAAAGAAAATGGCAAATATGACGAACTGGTTGGCAAATATTTTGACCAAAACATCGTCAAATAA
- the hslO gene encoding Hsp33 family molecular chaperone HslO has translation MTDMTNFQHPEQYRQRFFIENSPVRGDVVRLTDAYQTVIAKKEYPTAIKALLGEMLVAASLLIGTLKINGRLSVQLQSSDEDSPLSWAMAECDHTGQVRALAGFKHTDDWQTATTSRQAFAKLGQGVLFISIHPERGEAYQGIVERVSDDLAECLAHYQKQSAQIPTLLKLATSDEVAGGILVQLLPQTDEDRENDPDLWERMSALTGTIKADELTELHADEILYRLYHEEEVAIPEASELAFGCTCSAEKSEGAILQLGHEEALNALDAHGGVLALDCGFCGESYQFDERKINELFV, from the coding sequence ATGACCGACATGACCAATTTTCAGCACCCAGAACAATATCGCCAGCGTTTTTTTATTGAAAATTCGCCTGTGCGTGGCGATGTGGTACGCCTGACGGATGCTTATCAGACCGTCATCGCCAAAAAAGAGTATCCGACCGCCATCAAAGCCCTGCTTGGCGAAATGTTGGTGGCGGCAAGTCTGCTCATCGGCACTTTAAAAATCAATGGCAGATTGTCGGTGCAATTACAATCATCGGACGAAGATTCCCCTTTGTCGTGGGCGATGGCAGAGTGTGACCATACAGGGCAAGTGCGTGCGTTGGCAGGCTTTAAACATACCGATGACTGGCAAACTGCGACCACCAGCCGTCAGGCGTTCGCCAAACTTGGTCAGGGCGTGCTGTTCATCAGTATCCACCCAGAGCGAGGCGAGGCGTATCAGGGCATCGTGGAGCGTGTGAGCGATGATTTGGCGGAGTGTTTGGCGCATTATCAAAAGCAATCTGCACAGATTCCAACGCTACTCAAACTTGCCACCAGCGATGAAGTGGCTGGCGGTATTTTGGTGCAATTATTACCACAGACGGACGAGGATCGTGAAAACGACCCAGACCTGTGGGAGCGTATGAGTGCTTTGACTGGCACGATCAAGGCAGATGAGCTGACCGAACTTCATGCCGACGAGATTTTATACCGACTGTATCACGAAGAAGAAGTGGCGATCCCAGAGGCGAGCGAGCTTGCGTTTGGTTGTACTTGCTCGGCAGAAAAAAGCGAAGGGGCGATTTTACAATTAGGACACGAAGAGGCACTCAACGCTCTAGATGCACACGGTGGCGTGCTTGCTCTTGATTGTGGGTTTTGCGGAGAGTCTTATCAATTTGATGAACGCAAGATCAATGAGTTGTTTGTGTGA
- a CDS encoding ABC transporter permease: MNLNWQAVIDQLPTMLKASVITIELVVASCVLGLILGVILGLLRSSRHWWIKALPFAYIFFFRGTPLLIQIFLIYQGLGQFEFIKQSVLWEPVFKQAYWCAIIAFTLNTAAYIAEIVRGAIAAIPKGELEAADAIGMSKSQKIRRIMLPRAFGIMIPAYSNEVIFILKGSALAASMTLAELTYTAKNLGAKNYLHIEMYVAAGVIYLILAWIIMIGFRLFENHINKHKRYVPPTT, from the coding sequence ATGAATCTTAATTGGCAAGCGGTCATTGATCAGCTCCCCACCATGCTAAAAGCGTCCGTCATCACCATTGAGCTGGTGGTGGCATCGTGCGTGTTGGGGCTGATTTTGGGCGTGATTTTAGGGCTTTTGCGTTCGTCTCGTCACTGGTGGATTAAGGCGCTGCCCTTTGCGTACATTTTTTTCTTTCGTGGTACGCCACTACTGATTCAGATTTTCTTGATTTATCAGGGTTTAGGGCAGTTTGAATTCATCAAACAAAGCGTTCTATGGGAGCCAGTTTTCAAGCAAGCCTACTGGTGTGCCATCATCGCCTTTACCCTAAATACCGCCGCCTACATCGCCGAGATCGTGCGTGGGGCAATCGCCGCCATTCCAAAGGGTGAGCTGGAAGCGGCAGACGCCATCGGTATGTCAAAATCCCAAAAAATCCGCCGTATCATGCTCCCCAGAGCCTTTGGCATCATGATTCCTGCTTATAGCAACGAAGTCATCTTTATCCTAAAAGGCAGTGCTTTGGCAGCGTCCATGACTCTAGCAGAGCTGACCTATACCGCCAAGAATCTGGGCGCCAAAAACTACCTGCACATTGAGATGTATGTCGCAGCTGGCGTGATTTATCTGATTTTGGCGTGGATTATTATGATTGGTTTTAGACTTTTTGAAAACCACATCAATAAGCACAAACGCTATGTACCGCCAACCACCTAA
- a CDS encoding ABC transporter ATP-binding protein: MTDTRSIALDLQDIHKNYGSLEVLKGVSLTAHDGDVISILGSSGSGKSTLLRCINLLENPSKGKIFIGDEELILTDKKGELVAKNAKQLENLRSTIGFVFQNFNLWPHKTILDNIIEGPTQVLKQPKADAIAEAERLLDKVGLLDKKNAYPDNLSGGQRQRVAIARALAMKPKVLLFDEPTSALDPELVNEVLAVMRELASEGRTMLIVTHEMRFAREVSDKIVFLHQGRIEEIGTPDEVFDNPKSPRVREFMASHRS; encoded by the coding sequence ATGACCGACACTCGCTCCATCGCCTTAGATTTACAAGACATTCACAAAAATTACGGCTCGCTAGAAGTCCTAAAAGGCGTTTCTTTGACCGCCCACGATGGCGATGTCATCAGCATTCTAGGCTCGTCAGGCTCTGGTAAATCCACCCTACTTCGCTGCATTAACTTGCTAGAAAATCCCAGCAAAGGCAAGATTTTCATCGGTGATGAAGAGCTGATTTTGACCGACAAAAAGGGCGAATTGGTCGCCAAAAACGCCAAACAACTTGAAAACTTGCGCTCAACCATCGGCTTTGTGTTCCAAAATTTCAACCTTTGGCCACACAAAACCATCTTGGATAATATCATCGAAGGTCCAACCCAAGTGCTAAAACAGCCCAAAGCAGACGCCATCGCCGAAGCCGAACGCCTACTGGACAAAGTCGGTCTTTTGGACAAAAAGAACGCCTATCCAGACAATCTGTCAGGCGGTCAGCGTCAGCGTGTGGCGATTGCTCGTGCTTTGGCGATGAAACCTAAGGTTTTGCTGTTTGATGAGCCGACTTCTGCCCTAGACCCTGAGCTGGTCAATGAGGTGCTTGCGGTCATGCGTGAGCTGGCTTCTGAGGGTCGCACCATGCTGATTGTTACCCACGAGATGCGTTTTGCTCGTGAAGTGTCGGACAAAATCGTCTTTTTACATCAAGGTCGCATTGAAGAGATTGGCACGCCTGATGAAGTATTTGACAATCCAAAATCGCCTCGTGTGCGTGAATTTATGGCATCGCACCGCTCATAA
- a CDS encoding transporter substrate-binding domain-containing protein, with amino-acid sequence MKISKIGSIAAIALALSACGQDKPAETKADAAATTGEARELKIATEAAYPPFNDTAADGKIVGFDVDVINAVCAEINAKCDIVAQDWDGLIPGLNANKYDAIIAGMSITPERLEQVDFTDSYFSNTIVWLSKTDGSFDPNNIKNTILGGQRSTTGAAYITEKYDGKDGNTVQLYDTYLNAYLDLKAGRNAAVMAEKASAAEWLKSGDTAGFGLVGEEIDNNDNLGIAVRKGDALKDEFNKALAKLKETGKLAEIEAANFK; translated from the coding sequence ATGAAAATCAGCAAAATCGGTAGCATCGCTGCCATCGCCTTGGCACTTAGTGCCTGTGGTCAGGACAAGCCAGCCGAAACCAAAGCAGACGCAGCTGCGACTACAGGCGAAGCGCGTGAACTAAAAATCGCCACCGAAGCCGCCTACCCTCCATTTAACGACACTGCCGCAGATGGTAAAATCGTAGGCTTTGATGTCGATGTCATCAATGCGGTGTGTGCCGAGATTAACGCCAAGTGCGACATCGTTGCCCAAGATTGGGACGGTCTGATCCCAGGTCTAAATGCCAACAAATACGATGCCATCATCGCAGGTATGTCTATCACGCCAGAACGCTTAGAGCAGGTGGATTTTACCGATTCTTATTTTTCTAATACCATCGTTTGGCTGTCAAAAACAGATGGTAGCTTTGATCCAAATAACATCAAAAACACCATCTTGGGCGGTCAGCGCTCCACCACAGGTGCTGCCTACATCACCGAAAAATATGACGGCAAAGACGGCAACACCGTACAGCTATACGACACCTACCTAAACGCCTACCTAGACCTAAAAGCAGGTCGTAACGCCGCTGTGATGGCAGAGAAAGCCTCAGCCGCTGAATGGCTAAAAAGTGGCGACACCGCAGGCTTTGGCTTGGTTGGCGAAGAGATTGACAACAACGACAATCTAGGCATTGCTGTTCGTAAGGGCGACGCTTTAAAAGACGAATTTAACAAAGCCCTTGCCAAGCTTAAAGAGACTGGCAAATTGGCTGAAATTGAAGCGGCAAACTTTAAATAA
- a CDS encoding ABC transporter permease yields the protein MFDLQGYGPILLKGTWLTIQLGIVSLLVGLVLGLLGAAAKLSGVWILQRIADIYTTVVRGVPELLMVFFIYFGGDALLQFIASQIGYAGRTDMSRFWAGVAALSIMFGAYATEVFRMAVEDIPKGQWEAAQSLGMRPIQTIRRIILPQMWLVALPGLGNLTLVLLKDTALVSLIGLQDLMYYAGRAAQSTQKPFTFYIVAALVYLALTTVVTLLMTHFEWRANPAARYAKALAKSKGGQA from the coding sequence GTGTTTGACCTACAAGGCTACGGCCCAATTTTACTCAAAGGCACTTGGCTGACCATTCAGCTAGGCATTGTCAGCCTGCTTGTCGGGCTGGTGCTTGGCTTATTAGGTGCTGCCGCCAAGCTGTCTGGCGTTTGGATTTTACAAAGAATCGCTGACATCTACACCACAGTCGTGCGTGGCGTGCCTGAATTGCTCATGGTGTTTTTTATCTATTTTGGTGGCGATGCACTTTTGCAATTCATCGCCAGTCAAATCGGCTATGCTGGTCGCACCGACATGAGCAGATTTTGGGCGGGTGTGGCGGCATTATCCATCATGTTTGGGGCGTATGCCACCGAAGTGTTTCGCATGGCGGTTGAAGACATTCCAAAAGGTCAATGGGAAGCGGCACAAAGTCTGGGCATGCGTCCGATTCAGACCATCAGACGCATCATTTTACCACAGATGTGGCTGGTCGCCCTACCCGGTCTTGGCAATTTGACCTTGGTGCTGTTAAAAGACACCGCCCTTGTGTCGCTCATCGGCTTACAAGATCTGATGTACTACGCTGGTCGTGCTGCCCAAAGCACCCAAAAGCCTTTTACTTTCTACATCGTGGCAGCACTTGTCTATCTGGCATTGACGACTGTCGTTACGCTACTGATGACGCATTTTGAATGGCGTGCCAATCCAGCAGCTCGCTACGCCAAAGCACTGGCGAAAAGCAAAGGGGGTCAGGCATGA
- a CDS encoding transporter substrate-binding domain-containing protein — MKLKTTLLATVVGLGLALTGCGNDNAKTDTAAPNTIRIATEGAYAPFNYTNNDGTLGGFDVDIANALCAKMATECTIGAQDWDGIIPALKAGKFDAIVSSMSVTPERLEQVDFTESYFANTLVFLANKDKAFDPTNASDIENAKITAQGSTISSQWLAATHPSVTPQLHGTLDSAFLDLGNGRADVMIADKLPALTWLKSDLGKNFEIKGGDIDINDKFAIAVNKGNSELSDKFNKALAEIKADGTYDKIVVQHFGEEMLNK; from the coding sequence ATGAAACTAAAAACCACCCTACTTGCCACCGTTGTCGGTCTTGGTCTTGCCTTGACAGGTTGTGGCAATGACAACGCAAAAACTGACACCGCCGCACCAAACACCATTCGCATCGCCACCGAAGGTGCGTACGCCCCGTTTAACTACACCAACAATGACGGCACACTTGGTGGTTTTGATGTGGACATTGCCAACGCCCTATGTGCAAAAATGGCGACAGAATGCACCATCGGTGCTCAAGACTGGGACGGCATCATTCCTGCCCTAAAAGCAGGCAAATTTGACGCCATTGTCTCGTCCATGTCGGTTACGCCAGAACGCTTAGAGCAGGTGGATTTTACCGAGTCATACTTTGCCAATACGCTGGTTTTTTTGGCAAACAAAGACAAAGCTTTTGACCCAACCAATGCCAGCGATATTGAAAACGCCAAAATCACCGCCCAAGGCTCAACCATCTCTAGCCAATGGCTTGCCGCCACGCACCCAAGCGTAACGCCACAGCTACACGGCACGCTGGACAGTGCGTTTTTGGATCTGGGTAATGGTCGTGCCGATGTGATGATTGCTGACAAACTGCCTGCCTTAACTTGGCTAAAAAGCGATTTGGGCAAAAACTTTGAAATCAAAGGCGGCGACATCGACATCAATGACAAATTCGCCATCGCCGTCAATAAAGGCAACAGCGAGCTTAGCGATAAATTCAATAAAGCCCTAGCCGAAATCAAAGCAGACGGTACTTATGATAAGATTGTCGTTCAGCATTTTGGCGAAGAAATGCTAAACAAATAA